The Inediibacterium massiliense genome has a segment encoding these proteins:
- a CDS encoding SpoIIE family protein phosphatase, whose translation MTYVMDVSSESLNKYGEELCGDKVEINHTKDGTIIVLADGLGSGVKANILATLTTKIAATMLTEGVSLDETVDTIMNTLPVCSVRKIAYSTFTIIKVSHEGNVYAVEYDNPPFILIRNNRYWEIKKRESNINGRIIKESNFSLKPGDTLTIVSDGVIHAGVGAILNLGWQWDNVKDYLEKTSSKEKCSKNISKNLIEVCQNLYENKPGDDTTVVTIKMRKGEEIDLFTGPPKDKSNDPMVIKSFMEGEGKKVVCGGTAANIVARELKEELVVNMDFYDPDIPPTATINGIELVTEGVLTLCKVVEKIKKYMNTLDINTVYKPRDKDGASKLVKMLIEDCTHLHLWVGKAINPAHQNTDFPIDLTIKLKVVDELVELMKKLGKHVKITYV comes from the coding sequence ATGACTTATGTTATGGATGTATCTTCTGAAAGTTTAAATAAATATGGAGAAGAACTATGTGGGGATAAGGTAGAAATTAATCATACAAAGGATGGAACAATTATTGTTTTGGCAGATGGATTAGGAAGTGGAGTAAAGGCAAATATTTTAGCAACTTTAACTACAAAGATTGCAGCTACTATGCTCACAGAGGGAGTAAGCTTAGATGAAACAGTAGATACCATTATGAATACTCTTCCTGTATGTAGTGTGAGAAAAATTGCTTATTCTACTTTTACGATTATAAAGGTAAGTCATGAGGGAAATGTATATGCAGTGGAGTATGATAACCCGCCATTTATTTTAATTCGAAATAATAGATATTGGGAAATAAAAAAAAGAGAGAGTAATATTAATGGAAGAATTATAAAAGAGAGCAATTTTTCATTAAAGCCAGGAGACACCTTAACTATCGTAAGTGATGGAGTGATTCATGCAGGGGTAGGAGCTATTCTTAATTTAGGATGGCAATGGGATAATGTGAAAGATTATTTAGAAAAAACATCATCAAAGGAAAAATGCTCTAAGAATATAAGTAAAAACTTAATAGAAGTTTGTCAAAATTTATATGAGAATAAACCTGGAGATGATACAACCGTTGTAACCATAAAAATGAGAAAAGGAGAAGAAATAGATCTCTTTACAGGACCGCCAAAGGATAAATCTAATGATCCTATGGTTATTAAAAGTTTTATGGAAGGGGAAGGCAAAAAAGTAGTCTGCGGAGGAACGGCAGCTAATATTGTGGCAAGAGAATTAAAAGAAGAATTAGTAGTCAATATGGATTTTTATGATCCTGATATACCTCCTACAGCGACTATAAATGGAATAGAACTTGTTACAGAGGGTGTACTTACATTGTGTAAAGTAGTGGAGAAAATAAAAAAATATATGAATACGTTAGATATCAATACAGTTTATAAGCCAAGGGACAAAGATGGGGCTTCAAAACTTGTAAAAATGCTTATAGAAGATTGTACGCATCTTCACTTATGGGTTGGAAAAGCTATCAATCCAGCACATCAAAATACTGATTTTCCTATAGACTTGACCATCAAATTAAAAGTAGTAGATGAATTGGTAGAATTGATGAAAAAATTAGGGAAACATGTAAAAATAACATATGTATAA